The Nicotiana tomentosiformis unplaced genomic scaffold, ASM39032v3 Un00228, whole genome shotgun sequence genome has a segment encoding these proteins:
- the LOC138903958 gene encoding uncharacterized protein, giving the protein MTEVEKRLQIIEAKNLSQQHGSKHAELSQQHGSKHADLGGDVGKHLKTQNLQTNTILHTAAGTSTSAIRKGKHTNTNMNAMFNKPYTPKSQNPLTPSPQTTSYRESLNQEKQTYDYITNSYIQNIHKIQTFLNLNPRSKTIQNPKTDYITQPLQGYNRLIAQPGTNANLVKTCYNYGLLSTVYTQTGQEIATIPELYSAFTTYKRITKGDLFYIKFYVAPAEILYNEIKPIIQVIKLGLTREMIIPENVQIQPEIPKPDIPAFYSNKRIIGLSTILSELVNNYVEEKPIWGYQSREHTMIYTHSKNLRENDMEEIRRWIKTLIQPEEAPITRAIRGEFISQNLMTRYCKQISPIYSEHICSKCQGEKNIVPEIKFEEEEN; this is encoded by the coding sequence ATGACGGAAGTAGAAAAGAGGTTGCAGATTATAGAAGCAAAAAACCTAAGCCAGCAGCATGGCTCAAAACATGCGGAACTAAGCCAGCAGCATGGCTCAAAACATGCGGACCTAGGAGGTGACGTTGGGAAACACCTAAAAACCCAAAACCTACAAACTAACACTATTTTACATACAGCTGCAGGTACATCAACATCAgcaataagaaaaggaaaacatacaaatacaaatatgaacgCCATGTTCAACAAGCCATATaccccaaaatcccaaaatccttTGACACCATCACCACAAACAACTAGCTATAGAGAAAGCTTAAACCAGGAAAAACAAACCTACGATTATATTACCAACAGCTATATACAAAATATCCACAAGATTCAAACCTTTTTAAACCTAAATCCGAgatcaaaaacaatccaaaacccAAAAACAGACTATATAACACAACCATTACAAGGATACAACCGACTGATTGCCCAACCAGGGACGAATGCAAATTTAGTTAAAACATGTTACAATTACGGACTATTAAGTACAGTGTACACACAAACCGGACAAGAAATAGCTACAATACCAGAGCTATATAGTGCCTTTACTACCTACAAGAGAATCACCAAAGGAGAcctattttatataaaattttatgtaGCACCAGCAGAGATACTCTATAACGAGATAAAACCAATAATCCAAGTTATTAAATTAGGACTAACTAGAGAAATGATTATCCCAGAAAATGTACAAATACAACCAGAAATACCCAAACCTGATATACCAGCATTCTACTCAAACAAAAGAATTATAGGACTATCAACCATTCTAAGTGAACTAGTCAACAATTATGTagaagaaaaacctatttgggGATACCAATCCCGAGAACACACGATGATCTACACCCATTCAAAAAACCTAAGGGAAAACGACATGGAAGAGATACGGAGATGGATTAAAACATTAATCCAACCAGAAGAAGCACCCATTACAAGAGCTATTAGAGgagaatttatttctcaaaacttAATGACAAGATACTGCAAACAAATTAGTCCAATCTACTCAGAGCACATATGTTCGAAATGTCAAGGAGAGAAAAACATAGTTCCAGAAATcaaatttgaagaagaagaaaactaa